The DNA segment GATCCGTTTGTCGGCCAATTAAGTTATTTCCGAGTATATTCCGGCGTTGTAAAATCAGGAGAAGTTGTTTTAAACGCAGCTAAAGGTAAGCGAGAACGCATCGGTCGTCTACTTAGTATGCACGCAAATAAGCGTGAAGAAGTTAAAGAAGTATACGCCGGAAACATAGCAGCCGCGGTTGGATTAAAGCTTTGTTCAACAGGTGATAGCCTTTGCGATTTACATAATCCGGTGTTGTTAGAGGCAATGGAGTTTCCTGAGCCTGTTATAGAAATCGCTATTGAGCCCAAAAGCAAAGCCGACGAAGAACGATTAAGCCTTTCGTTGCAAAAATTAATGACAGAAGACCCAAGTTTTCGGGCAGGAATCGATCCTGAAAGCGGTCAGACGATCATTAAAGGGATGGGTGAGTTACATCTTGAAATTATCGTTGATAGACTTCGTCGCGAATTTAAGGTCGAAGCCAATATTGGCAAGCCTCAAGTTGCATATCGCGAGTCAATTAATAGCAGCGCAAAAGCAGAAGGTAAGTATATCAGACAGACTGGTGGCCGCGGTCAATATGGCCATGTCTGGATCACAGTTGAACCACAACCTGCAGGATTTGGTTTCGAATTTGTTGACAAAATAGTGGGAGGTGTTGTACCGCGCGAATACATACGACCGGCTATGCAGGGTATTGAAGATGCTTTGCAGCGAGGGGTGCTAGCTGGGTTTCCGGTTGTTGATGTGAAGGTGACATTATTTGACGGTTCTTATCATGAAGTAGATTCGTCAGAAATGGCATTTAAAATTGCTGGCTCTATTGGAGTTCAAGAGGCACTAAAGAAAGCGAAATTATATTTATTAGAGCCAGTTATGTCAACAGAAGTAGTAACTCCCGAAGATTTTATGGGTGATGTCGTGGGCGACATCAATCGTCGGCGAGGTAAAATTAGAAATATTTCGCTACGTGGTAAGGCACAAGTAATAAGTGCGTTTGTTCCACTAGCTGAGATGTTTGGTTACGCAACTGATTTGCGTTCACAGACGCAAGGTCGAGCTTCGTATACCATGCAATTTGATCATTACGAACCGGTTCCAGTGCATATTGCTGAGACCATAATGGAAAAAGCGAAATAGAAAGTTAAGGAGGCCCGTTGCAATCGGGAAATTAAAAAGC comes from the Deltaproteobacteria bacterium genome and includes:
- the fusA gene encoding elongation factor G, whose amino-acid sequence is MVRQYSVDKTRNIGIMAHIDAGKTTTTERVLYYTGVTHKIGEVHDGAATMDWMEQEQERGITITSASTTCFWNDHRINIIDTPGHVDFTIEVERSLRVLDGAVAVFDAVSGVEPQSETVWRQADKYRVPRICFVNKMDRVGSDFANCIHEITDKLGAKPVAVQLPIGKEDKFKGIVDVINNKSVIWDEETLGAKFHIEDVPEEMHDEVAHVRENILDAATHYDDKLMAAVIEGKEVTAEQIHKALRIGTIKLDIVPVLCGSAFKNKGVQPLLDAVVNYLPSPADVPPVIAKDAKTGVERSCPPDDNAPFAALAFKIITDPFVGQLSYFRVYSGVVKSGEVVLNAAKGKRERIGRLLSMHANKREEVKEVYAGNIAAAVGLKLCSTGDSLCDLHNPVLLEAMEFPEPVIEIAIEPKSKADEERLSLSLQKLMTEDPSFRAGIDPESGQTIIKGMGELHLEIIVDRLRREFKVEANIGKPQVAYRESINSSAKAEGKYIRQTGGRGQYGHVWITVEPQPAGFGFEFVDKIVGGVVPREYIRPAMQGIEDALQRGVLAGFPVVDVKVTLFDGSYHEVDSSEMAFKIAGSIGVQEALKKAKLYLLEPVMSTEVVTPEDFMGDVVGDINRRRGKIRNISLRGKAQVISAFVPLAEMFGYATDLRSQTQGRASYTMQFDHYEPVPVHIAETIMEKAK